Proteins encoded in a region of the Sander lucioperca isolate FBNREF2018 chromosome 4, SLUC_FBN_1.2, whole genome shotgun sequence genome:
- the dlc1 gene encoding rho GTPase-activating protein 7 isoform X4, producing MLNGMSRSMRLLLLQRSFSDHIRSSTSKALDRLSKPARESRLAEIEAKEACTWLRAAGFPQYAQLYEDAQFPIDISSVTRDHDFLDRDAIEALCRRLNTLNKCALMRLEISPQRKRSEDSDEDEPCAISGRWTFQRDSKRWSRMEELEVFSTLPTDAAPPPFPKDQVSQKSKLALREGNSSESVLTDLSEQPEVGSIHSSGSGGRGEEKSHGATLINEAVPAGATRASSVASMCSSSGTGGSGCANEDSLSDGMPPSPLETLGQFTFVVKTAMGGLGGSLDRGGGSGKSTRSRAKSFLKRMESLRLRSGTSSKRKKKGSTSGGKIEISGPVIKEGLDDDKLQSLNCVDISSINLNQNLNHLRNPTQTMTLNRNRSVSYSTQTSNGSTGSSGSSQSEASSGSAVSTPSPVTRARSHSIAAGSSKRGGMYLEGFDPFSIPQQASDRPPTSPPKSAPPIPCQASNGMTVDEQNRRNNCSVRDNSKQTEEEEEEGEDGMIFFYLPEGHKPGTFPKALQDGSSRINNGNDNGNSVILRGRQSRRQRRCSSGSVDSRLSFYDNVPYTEREEEGEEEEGDERKLEQVLQHVSGLQRFVNAWSEAVAGEEEEEEEEDEEEEGDSDSALDSASPCPSSPLQNRLEETENGSDQDSTGNPLGEGEEGMRERRDSGVGASLTRTSRPQKLRWPSFQNSHRPSLASAQLQISCQSVLQMNLLQKLSLLQLTALLERHTPTNKHGFSWAVPKFMKRIKVRDYKDRNVFGVPLQVIVQRTGQPLPQGIQQAMRYLRSQCLDQVGLFRKSGVKSRIQALRQMNEASGADGGGVNYEGQSAYDVADMLKQYFRDLPEPLLTSKLSETFLQIYQYMPKELRLQAARAAVLLLPDENREALRTLLCLLSDVTASVSENQMTPTNLAVCLAPSLFHLNTLRRKESSSPRVMNRKPTLGKPDQRDLNENLAATHGLAHMIQECSKLFRIPEEMNRCRNSYVEQALLPRRLEDLAGEEAGQGGYSAYLQNSLDALLKDAKDKFKGYDSCSTPEHVELACRKVHDGFPLRLWKVTVEVPASPEEVLTRVLREQGYWDEDLLESRVVETLDERTEVYQYVRNTMAPHPTRDHLVLRTWATDLPKGACALVCTSVDHEGAPVVGVRANVLTSRYFIESCGTNKSRLTHISRNDCRGRFPEWYNKLYGHLCAAEVARIRDSFTVPIDK from the exons AGTGAGGACTCCGATGAGGACGAGCCTTGTGCCATCAGTGGCCGCTGGACCTTCCAAAGGGACAGCAAGCGCTGGTCCCGTATGGAGGAGCTGGAGGTTTTTTCCACACTGCCCACAGACGCTGCCCCACCCCCATTCCCCAAGGACCAAGTATCCCAGAAAAGCAAGCTTGCCCTGCGTGAAGGCAATAGTTCAGAGAGTGTGCTGACTGATCTCAGCGAGCAGCCTGAAGTGGGCTCCATCCACAGCAGCGggagtggaggaagaggagaagagaagagccATGGTGCCACGCTGATAAATGAAGCTGTACCCGCTGGTGCCACTCGTGCCAGCTCTGTAGCTAGCATGTGTTCGTCCTCGGGCACAGGTGGGTCAGGATGCGCTAATGAGGACTCTCTGTCCGATGGGATGCCTCCATCGCCCCTGGAGACACTCGGACAGTTCACCTTTGTTGTTAAAACAGCGATGGGAGGACTAGGAGGGAGTCTGGACAGAGGAGGTGGCAGCGGCAAAAGCACACGCTCAAGAGCTAAGAGCTTTCTCAAGAGGATGGAGAGTCTGCGGCTGCGCAGCGGCACCTCCTccaagagaaagaagaaagggaGCACCAGCGGAGGGAAGATAGAAATCAGTGGCCCTGTCATCAAAGAGGGTCTGGATGATGACAAGCTGCAGAGTCTCAACTGTGTGGACATCTCCAGTATCAACCTCAACCAGAACCTCAATCACCTCCGCAATCCCACTCAGACTATGACACTTAACCGGAATCGCTCTGTATCCTACTCCACTCAGACCAGCAATGGCAGCACTGGAAGTAGTGGGAGCAGCCAGTCCGAAGCTAGCAGTGGAAGCGCTGTAAGCACACCAAGCCCAGTGACTCGCGCTCGCAGCCACAGCATAGCGGCAGGCTCTAGTAAAAGAGGAGGAATGTATTTGGAGGGTTTCGATCCTTTCAGCATTCCCCAACAAGCTTCAGATCGACCGCCAACATCCCCACCCAAATCTGCGCCCCCTATCCCCTGCCAAGCTAGTAATGGGATGACAGTTGACGAGCAGAACCGCAGGAACAACTGCAGTGTTCGAGACAATAGCAAACAaacagaagaagaggaagaggagggagaggacgGCATGATCTTCTTCTACTTACCAGAAGGTCACAAGCCTGGAACCTTCCCCAAAGCCCTGCAGGACGGGAGTTCACGCATTAACAATGGGAATGATAACGGGAACTCGGTGATCCTCAGGGGGCGGCAAAGTAGACGCCAGCGTCGTTGCTCTTCAGGCTCCGTCGACAGCCGGCTCAGTTTTTATGACAACGTCCCCTACactgagagggaggaggagggagaggaggaggagggggatgaACGCAAACTGGAGCAAGTGCTACAACACGTCAGCGGCCTGCAGCGGTTTGTTAATGCCTGGTCAGAGGCTGTGGCCggcgaagaggaggaggaggaggaggaagacgaagaggaagaaggagactCCGATTCAGCACTGGACTCAGCCTCCCCGTgcccttcctctcctctgcagAACCGgctggaggagacagagaacGGAAGTGACCAAGACAGCACAGGAAACCCgctgggagagggagaggaagggatgagagagagaagagattcTGGTGTCGGGGCATCTCTAACCAGAACAAGCAG ACCACAGAAACTCCGCTGGCCGAGCTTCCAGAACTCCCACCGGCCCAGCTTGGCCTCGGCCCAGCTCCAGATTAGCTGCCAGTCTGTGCTACAGATGAATCTACTCCAGAAGCTCTCCCTGCTGCAGCTCACTGCTCTGCTGGAGAGACACACCCCTACAAACAAACATGGCTTTAGCTG GGCTGTGCCAAAGTTTATGAAGCGGATCAAGGTGCGCGACTACAAAGACAGGAATGTGTTTGGTGTGCCACTACAAGTCATCGTCCAGCGGACAGGCCAGCCCCTCCCTCAGGGCATTCAGCAGGCCATGCGCTATTTACGCAGCCAGTGCCTCGACCAG GTGGGTCTTTTCAGGAAATCAGGCGTTAAATCTCGTATCCAAGCACTTCGTCAGATGAACGAGGCGAGCGGCGCCGATGGGGGAGGAGTCAACTACGAGGGCCAATCAGCCTATGACGTTGCAGACATGCTGAAGCAGTACTTCAGAGATTTGCCAGAACCCCTGCTCACTAGCAAACTGTCTGAGACCTTCCTCCAGATTTATCAGT ACATGCCTAAAGAGCTCCGTCTGCAGGCAGCGCGTGCTgccgtgctgctgctgcccgATGAGAATCGCGAAGCCCTGCGGACGCTGCTGTGTCTGCTAAGCGACGTGACGGCCAGCGTGTCTGAGAACCAGATGACTCCCACCAACCTGGCTGTGTGCCTGGCCCCGTCCCTTTTCCACCTCAACACCCTGCGCCGCAAGGAGAGCTCCTCGccaag GGTGATGAACAGGAAGCCGACACTGGGAAAGCCAGACCAGAGAGACCTGAATGAGAACCTGGCTGCCACTCACGGCCTGGCACACATGATCCAGGAGTGCAGCAAACTCTTTCGG ATCCCAGAGGAGATGAATCGCTGCAGGAACTCTTATGTGGAGCAGGCGCTGCTGCCGCGACGGCTGGAGGACCTCGCAGGTGAAGAGGCCGGGCAGGGGGGGTACAGCGCCTACCTCCAGAACAGCCTAGACGCCCTCCTCAAAGACGCCAAGGACAAGTTTAAAGGTTACGACAGCTGCTCCACACCCGAGCATGTCGAGCTGGCCTGCAGGAAG GTGCACGATGGCTTCCCACTGCGGCTGTGGAAGGTGACCGTGGAGGTGCCTGCGAGTCCTGAGGAGGTTCTGACGCGAGTGCTGCGGGAGCAGGGCTACTGGGACGAGGACCTGCTGGAGAGCCGGGTGGTGGAGACCCTGGATGAGAGGACGGAGGTCTACCAGTATGTCAGGAACACCATGGCTCCACATCCAACCAGAGACCACCTGGTGCTCAG AACATGGGCAACAGACCTGCCAAAGGGAGCGTGTGCACTGGTGTGTACGTCTGTGGACCATGAAGGCGCACCTGTTGTAGGCGTTCGGGCCAATGTCCTCACCTCACGCTACTTCATCGAGTCCTGTGGAACCAACAAATCCAGACTCACACATATTTCCAGGAATGACTGCAG AGGTCGTTTCCCAGAGTGGTACAACAAACTGTATGGACACTTGTGCGCTGCTGAGGTGGCACGGATACGTGACTCATTCACCGTGCCCATAGACAAATGA
- the dlc1 gene encoding rho GTPase-activating protein 7 isoform X6, which yields MILTQIEAKEACTWLRAAGFPQYAQLYEDAQFPIDISSVTRDHDFLDRDAIEALCRRLNTLNKCALMRLEISPQRKRSEDSDEDEPCAISGRWTFQRDSKRWSRMEELEVFSTLPTDAAPPPFPKDQVSQKSKLALREGNSSESVLTDLSEQPEVGSIHSSGSGGRGEEKSHGATLINEAVPAGATRASSVASMCSSSGTGGSGCANEDSLSDGMPPSPLETLGQFTFVVKTAMGGLGGSLDRGGGSGKSTRSRAKSFLKRMESLRLRSGTSSKRKKKGSTSGGKIEISGPVIKEGLDDDKLQSLNCVDISSINLNQNLNHLRNPTQTMTLNRNRSVSYSTQTSNGSTGSSGSSQSEASSGSAVSTPSPVTRARSHSIAAGSSKRGGMYLEGFDPFSIPQQASDRPPTSPPKSAPPIPCQASNGMTVDEQNRRNNCSVRDNSKQTEEEEEEGEDGMIFFYLPEGHKPGTFPKALQDGSSRINNGNDNGNSVILRGRQSRRQRRCSSGSVDSRLSFYDNVPYTEREEEGEEEEGDERKLEQVLQHVSGLQRFVNAWSEAVAGEEEEEEEEDEEEEGDSDSALDSASPCPSSPLQNRLEETENGSDQDSTGNPLGEGEEGMRERRDSGVGASLTRTSRPQKLRWPSFQNSHRPSLASAQLQISCQSVLQMNLLQKLSLLQLTALLERHTPTNKHGFSWAVPKFMKRIKVRDYKDRNVFGVPLQVIVQRTGQPLPQGIQQAMRYLRSQCLDQVGLFRKSGVKSRIQALRQMNEASGADGGGVNYEGQSAYDVADMLKQYFRDLPEPLLTSKLSETFLQIYQYMPKELRLQAARAAVLLLPDENREALRTLLCLLSDVTASVSENQMTPTNLAVCLAPSLFHLNTLRRKESSSPRVMNRKPTLGKPDQRDLNENLAATHGLAHMIQECSKLFRIPEEMNRCRNSYVEQALLPRRLEDLAGEEAGQGGYSAYLQNSLDALLKDAKDKFKGYDSCSTPEHVELACRKVHDGFPLRLWKVTVEVPASPEEVLTRVLREQGYWDEDLLESRVVETLDERTEVYQYVRNTMAPHPTRDHLVLRTWATDLPKGACALVCTSVDHEGAPVVGVRANVLTSRYFIESCGTNKSRLTHISRNDCRGRFPEWYNKLYGHLCAAEVARIRDSFTVPIDK from the exons AGTGAGGACTCCGATGAGGACGAGCCTTGTGCCATCAGTGGCCGCTGGACCTTCCAAAGGGACAGCAAGCGCTGGTCCCGTATGGAGGAGCTGGAGGTTTTTTCCACACTGCCCACAGACGCTGCCCCACCCCCATTCCCCAAGGACCAAGTATCCCAGAAAAGCAAGCTTGCCCTGCGTGAAGGCAATAGTTCAGAGAGTGTGCTGACTGATCTCAGCGAGCAGCCTGAAGTGGGCTCCATCCACAGCAGCGggagtggaggaagaggagaagagaagagccATGGTGCCACGCTGATAAATGAAGCTGTACCCGCTGGTGCCACTCGTGCCAGCTCTGTAGCTAGCATGTGTTCGTCCTCGGGCACAGGTGGGTCAGGATGCGCTAATGAGGACTCTCTGTCCGATGGGATGCCTCCATCGCCCCTGGAGACACTCGGACAGTTCACCTTTGTTGTTAAAACAGCGATGGGAGGACTAGGAGGGAGTCTGGACAGAGGAGGTGGCAGCGGCAAAAGCACACGCTCAAGAGCTAAGAGCTTTCTCAAGAGGATGGAGAGTCTGCGGCTGCGCAGCGGCACCTCCTccaagagaaagaagaaagggaGCACCAGCGGAGGGAAGATAGAAATCAGTGGCCCTGTCATCAAAGAGGGTCTGGATGATGACAAGCTGCAGAGTCTCAACTGTGTGGACATCTCCAGTATCAACCTCAACCAGAACCTCAATCACCTCCGCAATCCCACTCAGACTATGACACTTAACCGGAATCGCTCTGTATCCTACTCCACTCAGACCAGCAATGGCAGCACTGGAAGTAGTGGGAGCAGCCAGTCCGAAGCTAGCAGTGGAAGCGCTGTAAGCACACCAAGCCCAGTGACTCGCGCTCGCAGCCACAGCATAGCGGCAGGCTCTAGTAAAAGAGGAGGAATGTATTTGGAGGGTTTCGATCCTTTCAGCATTCCCCAACAAGCTTCAGATCGACCGCCAACATCCCCACCCAAATCTGCGCCCCCTATCCCCTGCCAAGCTAGTAATGGGATGACAGTTGACGAGCAGAACCGCAGGAACAACTGCAGTGTTCGAGACAATAGCAAACAaacagaagaagaggaagaggagggagaggacgGCATGATCTTCTTCTACTTACCAGAAGGTCACAAGCCTGGAACCTTCCCCAAAGCCCTGCAGGACGGGAGTTCACGCATTAACAATGGGAATGATAACGGGAACTCGGTGATCCTCAGGGGGCGGCAAAGTAGACGCCAGCGTCGTTGCTCTTCAGGCTCCGTCGACAGCCGGCTCAGTTTTTATGACAACGTCCCCTACactgagagggaggaggagggagaggaggaggagggggatgaACGCAAACTGGAGCAAGTGCTACAACACGTCAGCGGCCTGCAGCGGTTTGTTAATGCCTGGTCAGAGGCTGTGGCCggcgaagaggaggaggaggaggaggaagacgaagaggaagaaggagactCCGATTCAGCACTGGACTCAGCCTCCCCGTgcccttcctctcctctgcagAACCGgctggaggagacagagaacGGAAGTGACCAAGACAGCACAGGAAACCCgctgggagagggagaggaagggatgagagagagaagagattcTGGTGTCGGGGCATCTCTAACCAGAACAAGCAG ACCACAGAAACTCCGCTGGCCGAGCTTCCAGAACTCCCACCGGCCCAGCTTGGCCTCGGCCCAGCTCCAGATTAGCTGCCAGTCTGTGCTACAGATGAATCTACTCCAGAAGCTCTCCCTGCTGCAGCTCACTGCTCTGCTGGAGAGACACACCCCTACAAACAAACATGGCTTTAGCTG GGCTGTGCCAAAGTTTATGAAGCGGATCAAGGTGCGCGACTACAAAGACAGGAATGTGTTTGGTGTGCCACTACAAGTCATCGTCCAGCGGACAGGCCAGCCCCTCCCTCAGGGCATTCAGCAGGCCATGCGCTATTTACGCAGCCAGTGCCTCGACCAG GTGGGTCTTTTCAGGAAATCAGGCGTTAAATCTCGTATCCAAGCACTTCGTCAGATGAACGAGGCGAGCGGCGCCGATGGGGGAGGAGTCAACTACGAGGGCCAATCAGCCTATGACGTTGCAGACATGCTGAAGCAGTACTTCAGAGATTTGCCAGAACCCCTGCTCACTAGCAAACTGTCTGAGACCTTCCTCCAGATTTATCAGT ACATGCCTAAAGAGCTCCGTCTGCAGGCAGCGCGTGCTgccgtgctgctgctgcccgATGAGAATCGCGAAGCCCTGCGGACGCTGCTGTGTCTGCTAAGCGACGTGACGGCCAGCGTGTCTGAGAACCAGATGACTCCCACCAACCTGGCTGTGTGCCTGGCCCCGTCCCTTTTCCACCTCAACACCCTGCGCCGCAAGGAGAGCTCCTCGccaag GGTGATGAACAGGAAGCCGACACTGGGAAAGCCAGACCAGAGAGACCTGAATGAGAACCTGGCTGCCACTCACGGCCTGGCACACATGATCCAGGAGTGCAGCAAACTCTTTCGG ATCCCAGAGGAGATGAATCGCTGCAGGAACTCTTATGTGGAGCAGGCGCTGCTGCCGCGACGGCTGGAGGACCTCGCAGGTGAAGAGGCCGGGCAGGGGGGGTACAGCGCCTACCTCCAGAACAGCCTAGACGCCCTCCTCAAAGACGCCAAGGACAAGTTTAAAGGTTACGACAGCTGCTCCACACCCGAGCATGTCGAGCTGGCCTGCAGGAAG GTGCACGATGGCTTCCCACTGCGGCTGTGGAAGGTGACCGTGGAGGTGCCTGCGAGTCCTGAGGAGGTTCTGACGCGAGTGCTGCGGGAGCAGGGCTACTGGGACGAGGACCTGCTGGAGAGCCGGGTGGTGGAGACCCTGGATGAGAGGACGGAGGTCTACCAGTATGTCAGGAACACCATGGCTCCACATCCAACCAGAGACCACCTGGTGCTCAG AACATGGGCAACAGACCTGCCAAAGGGAGCGTGTGCACTGGTGTGTACGTCTGTGGACCATGAAGGCGCACCTGTTGTAGGCGTTCGGGCCAATGTCCTCACCTCACGCTACTTCATCGAGTCCTGTGGAACCAACAAATCCAGACTCACACATATTTCCAGGAATGACTGCAG AGGTCGTTTCCCAGAGTGGTACAACAAACTGTATGGACACTTGTGCGCTGCTGAGGTGGCACGGATACGTGACTCATTCACCGTGCCCATAGACAAATGA
- the dlc1 gene encoding rho GTPase-activating protein 7 isoform X3, with the protein MLNGMSRSMRLLLLQRSFSDHIRSSTSKALDRLSKPARESRLAEIEAKEACTWLRAAGFPQYAQLYEDPLCLDAQFPIDISSVTRDHDFLDRDAIEALCRRLNTLNKCALMRLEISPQRKRSEDSDEDEPCAISGRWTFQRDSKRWSRMEELEVFSTLPTDAAPPPFPKDQVSQKSKLALREGNSSESVLTDLSEQPEVGSIHSSGSGGRGEEKSHGATLINEAVPAGATRASSVASMCSSSGTGGSGCANEDSLSDGMPPSPLETLGQFTFVVKTAMGGLGGSLDRGGGSGKSTRSRAKSFLKRMESLRLRSGTSSKRKKKGSTSGGKIEISGPVIKEGLDDDKLQSLNCVDISSINLNQNLNHLRNPTQTMTLNRNRSVSYSTQTSNGSTGSSGSSQSEASSGSAVSTPSPVTRARSHSIAAGSSKRGGMYLEGFDPFSIPQQASDRPPTSPPKSAPPIPCQASNGMTVDEQNRRNNCSVRDNSKQTEEEEEEGEDGMIFFYLPEGHKPGTFPKALQDGSSRINNGNDNGNSVILRGRQSRRQRRCSSGSVDSRLSFYDNVPYTEREEEGEEEEGDERKLEQVLQHVSGLQRFVNAWSEAVAGEEEEEEEEDEEEEGDSDSALDSASPCPSSPLQNRLEETENGSDQDSTGNPLGEGEEGMRERRDSGVGASLTRTSRPQKLRWPSFQNSHRPSLASAQLQISCQSVLQMNLLQKLSLLQLTALLERHTPTNKHGFSWAVPKFMKRIKVRDYKDRNVFGVPLQVIVQRTGQPLPQGIQQAMRYLRSQCLDQVGLFRKSGVKSRIQALRQMNEASGADGGGVNYEGQSAYDVADMLKQYFRDLPEPLLTSKLSETFLQIYQYMPKELRLQAARAAVLLLPDENREALRTLLCLLSDVTASVSENQMTPTNLAVCLAPSLFHLNTLRRKESSSPRVMNRKPTLGKPDQRDLNENLAATHGLAHMIQECSKLFRIPEEMNRCRNSYVEQALLPRRLEDLAGEEAGQGGYSAYLQNSLDALLKDAKDKFKGYDSCSTPEHVELACRKVHDGFPLRLWKVTVEVPASPEEVLTRVLREQGYWDEDLLESRVVETLDERTEVYQYVRNTMAPHPTRDHLVLRTWATDLPKGACALVCTSVDHEGAPVVGVRANVLTSRYFIESCGTNKSRLTHISRNDCRGRFPEWYNKLYGHLCAAEVARIRDSFTVPIDK; encoded by the exons AGTGAGGACTCCGATGAGGACGAGCCTTGTGCCATCAGTGGCCGCTGGACCTTCCAAAGGGACAGCAAGCGCTGGTCCCGTATGGAGGAGCTGGAGGTTTTTTCCACACTGCCCACAGACGCTGCCCCACCCCCATTCCCCAAGGACCAAGTATCCCAGAAAAGCAAGCTTGCCCTGCGTGAAGGCAATAGTTCAGAGAGTGTGCTGACTGATCTCAGCGAGCAGCCTGAAGTGGGCTCCATCCACAGCAGCGggagtggaggaagaggagaagagaagagccATGGTGCCACGCTGATAAATGAAGCTGTACCCGCTGGTGCCACTCGTGCCAGCTCTGTAGCTAGCATGTGTTCGTCCTCGGGCACAGGTGGGTCAGGATGCGCTAATGAGGACTCTCTGTCCGATGGGATGCCTCCATCGCCCCTGGAGACACTCGGACAGTTCACCTTTGTTGTTAAAACAGCGATGGGAGGACTAGGAGGGAGTCTGGACAGAGGAGGTGGCAGCGGCAAAAGCACACGCTCAAGAGCTAAGAGCTTTCTCAAGAGGATGGAGAGTCTGCGGCTGCGCAGCGGCACCTCCTccaagagaaagaagaaagggaGCACCAGCGGAGGGAAGATAGAAATCAGTGGCCCTGTCATCAAAGAGGGTCTGGATGATGACAAGCTGCAGAGTCTCAACTGTGTGGACATCTCCAGTATCAACCTCAACCAGAACCTCAATCACCTCCGCAATCCCACTCAGACTATGACACTTAACCGGAATCGCTCTGTATCCTACTCCACTCAGACCAGCAATGGCAGCACTGGAAGTAGTGGGAGCAGCCAGTCCGAAGCTAGCAGTGGAAGCGCTGTAAGCACACCAAGCCCAGTGACTCGCGCTCGCAGCCACAGCATAGCGGCAGGCTCTAGTAAAAGAGGAGGAATGTATTTGGAGGGTTTCGATCCTTTCAGCATTCCCCAACAAGCTTCAGATCGACCGCCAACATCCCCACCCAAATCTGCGCCCCCTATCCCCTGCCAAGCTAGTAATGGGATGACAGTTGACGAGCAGAACCGCAGGAACAACTGCAGTGTTCGAGACAATAGCAAACAaacagaagaagaggaagaggagggagaggacgGCATGATCTTCTTCTACTTACCAGAAGGTCACAAGCCTGGAACCTTCCCCAAAGCCCTGCAGGACGGGAGTTCACGCATTAACAATGGGAATGATAACGGGAACTCGGTGATCCTCAGGGGGCGGCAAAGTAGACGCCAGCGTCGTTGCTCTTCAGGCTCCGTCGACAGCCGGCTCAGTTTTTATGACAACGTCCCCTACactgagagggaggaggagggagaggaggaggagggggatgaACGCAAACTGGAGCAAGTGCTACAACACGTCAGCGGCCTGCAGCGGTTTGTTAATGCCTGGTCAGAGGCTGTGGCCggcgaagaggaggaggaggaggaggaagacgaagaggaagaaggagactCCGATTCAGCACTGGACTCAGCCTCCCCGTgcccttcctctcctctgcagAACCGgctggaggagacagagaacGGAAGTGACCAAGACAGCACAGGAAACCCgctgggagagggagaggaagggatgagagagagaagagattcTGGTGTCGGGGCATCTCTAACCAGAACAAGCAG ACCACAGAAACTCCGCTGGCCGAGCTTCCAGAACTCCCACCGGCCCAGCTTGGCCTCGGCCCAGCTCCAGATTAGCTGCCAGTCTGTGCTACAGATGAATCTACTCCAGAAGCTCTCCCTGCTGCAGCTCACTGCTCTGCTGGAGAGACACACCCCTACAAACAAACATGGCTTTAGCTG GGCTGTGCCAAAGTTTATGAAGCGGATCAAGGTGCGCGACTACAAAGACAGGAATGTGTTTGGTGTGCCACTACAAGTCATCGTCCAGCGGACAGGCCAGCCCCTCCCTCAGGGCATTCAGCAGGCCATGCGCTATTTACGCAGCCAGTGCCTCGACCAG GTGGGTCTTTTCAGGAAATCAGGCGTTAAATCTCGTATCCAAGCACTTCGTCAGATGAACGAGGCGAGCGGCGCCGATGGGGGAGGAGTCAACTACGAGGGCCAATCAGCCTATGACGTTGCAGACATGCTGAAGCAGTACTTCAGAGATTTGCCAGAACCCCTGCTCACTAGCAAACTGTCTGAGACCTTCCTCCAGATTTATCAGT ACATGCCTAAAGAGCTCCGTCTGCAGGCAGCGCGTGCTgccgtgctgctgctgcccgATGAGAATCGCGAAGCCCTGCGGACGCTGCTGTGTCTGCTAAGCGACGTGACGGCCAGCGTGTCTGAGAACCAGATGACTCCCACCAACCTGGCTGTGTGCCTGGCCCCGTCCCTTTTCCACCTCAACACCCTGCGCCGCAAGGAGAGCTCCTCGccaag GGTGATGAACAGGAAGCCGACACTGGGAAAGCCAGACCAGAGAGACCTGAATGAGAACCTGGCTGCCACTCACGGCCTGGCACACATGATCCAGGAGTGCAGCAAACTCTTTCGG ATCCCAGAGGAGATGAATCGCTGCAGGAACTCTTATGTGGAGCAGGCGCTGCTGCCGCGACGGCTGGAGGACCTCGCAGGTGAAGAGGCCGGGCAGGGGGGGTACAGCGCCTACCTCCAGAACAGCCTAGACGCCCTCCTCAAAGACGCCAAGGACAAGTTTAAAGGTTACGACAGCTGCTCCACACCCGAGCATGTCGAGCTGGCCTGCAGGAAG GTGCACGATGGCTTCCCACTGCGGCTGTGGAAGGTGACCGTGGAGGTGCCTGCGAGTCCTGAGGAGGTTCTGACGCGAGTGCTGCGGGAGCAGGGCTACTGGGACGAGGACCTGCTGGAGAGCCGGGTGGTGGAGACCCTGGATGAGAGGACGGAGGTCTACCAGTATGTCAGGAACACCATGGCTCCACATCCAACCAGAGACCACCTGGTGCTCAG AACATGGGCAACAGACCTGCCAAAGGGAGCGTGTGCACTGGTGTGTACGTCTGTGGACCATGAAGGCGCACCTGTTGTAGGCGTTCGGGCCAATGTCCTCACCTCACGCTACTTCATCGAGTCCTGTGGAACCAACAAATCCAGACTCACACATATTTCCAGGAATGACTGCAG AGGTCGTTTCCCAGAGTGGTACAACAAACTGTATGGACACTTGTGCGCTGCTGAGGTGGCACGGATACGTGACTCATTCACCGTGCCCATAGACAAATGA